GAGAGCGAAAGGTTGCGAACATTGCGGATGATGTCGCCTATCTGTTCAGAAAGATCTTTCAGGATCGGATGCAGTTCTTCGGGCGCTTGCCGGTCGGCCCTTGCAGCCATTAACTTAGCCACGGTCAAACCCTGGCCGATTTCATCGTGCAGTTCGCGGGCGATGGCGCGGCGTTCGGCCTCCTGCACCCCCATCAAACGGTTAGACAGGGCGCGCGCCGTTTCCTCAGCCCGACGGCGGAGTCCCACCTGTTCCCTCAGTTCCAATTCAGCCCGCTTCAGTTCTGTAACATCGCGGGCGGCGGCGAACACGCCCAATACATTACTATTCAAGTCACGATAGACGGAGGCGTTATAAAGAACATCGGTCGACTTGCCGTCGCTTCGGCGTATGGTAAGCGGGTAACCGATGACGGCGCCATCGGCGAAGACCTGAAGATAAGCTCGGCGGGCTTTGTCCGGTTCGGTGAAGTAGTCGCAGAAATCGTCGCCGATGAGCGTTTCGCGGCTGGCTCCGGTGGCCTCGACAGTAGCCTTGTTGACATCGGTAATCTTGCCGTCCGGATTGATGGTAACCAGGGGGTCGACCGCGGCTTCGATAAGACTACGGACATAGGAGTGGGCCTGCGCAAGTTCTGCGGTGCGTTCACTTATCTTGGTTTCCAGGCTGTCTTTGGCCTGCTGAAGTTGTTCCTCGGCCGACAGCCGCTGGAGCGCCATGCCTATATTGGCGGCGATACTCTCGAAGAAATTCACCTGTTCAGGCGTGAAACGTCCGGCTTGACGGTCGTTCAATTGAAGCAGGCCGACGATTTCATTACCCGCCGTTACCGGGAACAGACCCACCGAAGCGAATCCGGTGTGAATGCAGCGGTTCCGGGGGTTTATCCGGGGGTCCTCTTCAGGCGTTAGGGATAAAAGATCGGTCGAATTGTTAGTCCAGAAACCGCCGGCGGGTGTAAAACAGGGCATATCGGGGAGTTCGCGCCCCGAAATCAGCAGGCCGCATGTGCATTCGAGCACCGGCCGGCCCGACGGGTCCTTGAGGACACGGCCATCGCCACCCCGGTGACACAGGAAATTTTCCTCTCTGACGAACTCATCGGTAAAGCCATCGATACCGAAATAAGGATAATCATCCCCCTGGCACAGGCGTAGTCCTACCGCCTCAAAACCGGTGGTTTGCTTGATCAAACGCAGAGTGTCGCCGACGATCGCCTGAAGCGAGTCGTGCCGGTTCAGGATTTTAAGGATGCCGTTAAGGAGAGCCTGTTTCGATTCCTGGTTCTTGCGCTCCGTGATATCGCTGAAGATGGTGCCGAAACGATTTTTACCCGGTGAAAAGACCGAAATGCTGAAATGTTTCCCCATCGGCGGGAAATACGTCTCGAAGGACTCCGGTTCCCCGGTGAGGGCTACTCTTTCGTAAACATCAAAATAGGGCGGTTTCCCGGTGCCATACAACACGGAAGCTTTTTGGCCGATCGATTTAGCTCGCTCCAGACCGGTAGCCGCCTCGAAGGCCGGATTTACATCGAGAATGCGGTAATCCACCGCTTTTCCGGAATCATCGAAAACCAGTTCGTGCAGGCACAGACCCTCTCGCATCGAGCGGTAGGTCGCCAGGATCTGCTCCTGCTGCCTCTGCATCGCCTGGCGGGTTTGCCGGTGGGTGGAACTTTCGATTAACTGCCACTGACCTTTTTGCTGGATCAGGGCGAACTCATGGTTCTTGATGACGTCCAGGATTTCGGGTGCACCGCATTTTTCCAGCGAATAGGTACACAGCGCCAGCATGTTGTACTGGCTGATGACCGAGTCTACGGCGTGCTCATAATCGGTAAACCCGTCCCAGTCGGCTTTTTCCAGCCAGAAGGTGTTGCCGCTGAGCCTCAACCCGTCGAAACCTTTGTCGAGGGCATTATTCAGCTTTTCGACCCATCCGGCCAGGACCTTGTCGGAATTGAACATGCCTTCGGGGAGGTACCAGTTGCGGTGTGATAAAATCTCTATCTGCCCGGAGGCGATCCTCGATTCCAGGTCGGGGACGGCTTCCGCCAGTGCGGTTTTCGCCTCGGCGACGTTCAGCGGTTCCGAGGTGATCCACATGCAGAATTCGTTATTCAAAAGCCCCGAGCGGAAATAAGGCACCAGGGTATCGATCAAGTCTTGTTTGGTCTGATAGAACTGGCAGAAATGCGTGCCCCAGGGCACGTTGCCGATAATGTCGATGCCGCTCAGCCTCAGGGTTTCCAAACAGGTCTCCGTTCTCCGGGTTCGCGAGGTTAAAGACTATTGAGAAGAGTCATAACATTATACTCCGGGCTTCAATGGCCGCCCAAATTGGCTCCAGCCATGTTCAAATAAAGGTAAGCGGTATGTCTGTATCGGCTAAGGTGCATGAAAAAAGAAGCCCTCGGTTAAGAGGGCTTCTTTAAATTCAACCGCGAAAAAACTCTAAAACGAGGAACGGCGTCGCAGGAGCAGGTAAACCCCGCCTCCGATGATGATTACGGCGAAGAATCCTATGGTGACCCAGGCCCAAACCGGGACGTCAGCCCAGGAGAAACCGACGACGAAGCTATTGGCGGTGCTCGGTGCCCCGACGTTGCCTGCCGCATCCGTGGCGATCACCCGCCAGTAGTACGGGGCTTTCTTTGAGACCGTCGGCAGTTTTTCGGCGTCGGTCATGGTGTAACTGGTCGTGGTCAGGCCGTCCTTTGAAACAATAAGGGTGGTGAAGTTGGCGTCGGTGGCGACTTCAAGTTTGTATGTCACCGGGTTGGACTGGTCGGTGACGGCACCCCAGGTGAAGGTAATCGGCTGCTTGGCCTTGATGCCGGACGCCGGTTCGGTCAGGGTCGGGCCGGCTGGGGCTGTTCCTTCCATGGTGAAGGTGAGTGGTTTGCCGTCTTGATCTTTATCTTTTGTAGTTTGGCCGTCGGATACCGTCACCGGATGGGCGCCTTTGACGATTACCGGGGCTTTGAAGGCGACGGTGAAGGCTCCGGCGGTGTTGGATGTGCCGGTTGCCACTTGATTTCCTTCAAGTTTGACCGTGATGGCGGCGCCCGGTTTGAAACCGCTGCCGGTAACGGTAATGTCCTGGCCGACAAATCCCGGCGTCGCTGAGGTGTCCGGGGAGATGGCGGCGGTGATGGATGAAGTGAATACCGCCGTAGCCAGGTTGCCCAATCCGTCGGCGGCGATGATAGTATGCGCGCCTTCTACTGCGCCGGGCACGGTGAAGACCCCGCTGAATGTTCCGTTGGCTAGCACGGTGAGAGTCGCCGGAGCGGTCGGCAGGGCGATGGAATCATACGCCAGTGTTATCTGTCCGTTGGGGTAGAAGCCGGTGCCGTTGATGGTCACTTGGTCGCCGGTGGAACCTGTCGCGGCGCTGATGGTTATCTTTGCCGAAACAGTGAAATTCGCCGAGGCGAACATCGCGGCGTCGGTAGTCACTTTGGCGGTGATCACGTGGACTCCCGATGGGGAATTCGCGATAGTTAGGGTCTTTGAGAAGCTGCCTTTGGTATCAGTGGTGACAGTCGTGCCGGTAAGCGCCGTGCCGTCGAATTCAAAACCGACCACGACGCTGTCGCCGAACCCGGTGCCGTTCACGGTGACGTTTGTGCCCACAGGACCGGAGGCGGGAGACAGGATAATCTTGGACTGGTTGATGGTGAAGGTCTTATAGGCAAAAACGGTGGTGTACGTGTTGTCTCTAACGTAAACTGTGTGCGGCCCCCGGACTGCCGGCGGGATGACGATAGCGGTGGCGGGGATCACCCCGGAAGAATTGGCGGCTACCGTTACCAGGGGGGTGCTCGTAAGGCTGTCAAAGAAAATACTGACCGAGCCCAGGGCGGTGAAACCGTCGGCGTTGACGGTGATCGTATCACCTACGGCTCCGGCTTCAGATGAAAGGCTGATGATCCTGGGTAAAATCGCCAGTTGGGTGTTGTAGGTATTGAGCGCCGTGTCGATGGCTGTCACGACATGGGGCACGGGCAAGTAAGGTGTTTGTGCCAGGGTAAATGGAACGCTGAACGCCCCGTTCGCGTTTTGAGCCGTGGTTACCTGTACCACGGGCGTCCCTGTCGTAATCGCAGTGGTGGCAAAATAGATGTTCACCGCAAGGTTGGCGCCGAAGCCGGTGCCGTTCACGGTAACCGCGGTACCCGCTGTCGCCGATATGGTTGATAATGTGATGAAAGGGGTGACTGCAAAAGTACCGACATTGACGGGAGTCGGGTTGCCGTCGCCGAGTACCGCAATCTGGTAGTTGCCTTTGGGCACAACCGGAACCTGGAAGCTTCCAGTGACGATTCCGCCTGCGGGTATGGCTGTTGAAGCAACTACCGTTATGTTAATGGTGTTGTTCCCGGCGTCCAACCCGATGAAATGAACCGTGTAGTTGGTGCCGGTAACCTGAGTAGGTGATGTGCTGAAACTCACGAGGGTGCCCACCGGTCCTGTGGTCGGTGCCGAACTGACCGCGGACACCGGAGAAATAAACACACCTATCGCCAACGATG
This is a stretch of genomic DNA from Dehalogenimonas etheniformans. It encodes these proteins:
- a CDS encoding MEDS domain-containing protein, producing the protein METLRLSGIDIIGNVPWGTHFCQFYQTKQDLIDTLVPYFRSGLLNNEFCMWITSEPLNVAEAKTALAEAVPDLESRIASGQIEILSHRNWYLPEGMFNSDKVLAGWVEKLNNALDKGFDGLRLSGNTFWLEKADWDGFTDYEHAVDSVISQYNMLALCTYSLEKCGAPEILDVIKNHEFALIQQKGQWQLIESSTHRQTRQAMQRQQEQILATYRSMREGLCLHELVFDDSGKAVDYRILDVNPAFEAATGLERAKSIGQKASVLYGTGKPPYFDVYERVALTGEPESFETYFPPMGKHFSISVFSPGKNRFGTIFSDITERKNQESKQALLNGILKILNRHDSLQAIVGDTLRLIKQTTGFEAVGLRLCQGDDYPYFGIDGFTDEFVREENFLCHRGGDGRVLKDPSGRPVLECTCGLLISGRELPDMPCFTPAGGFWTNNSTDLLSLTPEEDPRINPRNRCIHTGFASVGLFPVTAGNEIVGLLQLNDRQAGRFTPEQVNFFESIAANIGMALQRLSAEEQLQQAKDSLETKISERTAELAQAHSYVRSLIEAAVDPLVTINPDGKITDVNKATVEATGASRETLIGDDFCDYFTEPDKARRAYLQVFADGAVIGYPLTIRRSDGKSTDVLYNASVYRDLNSNVLGVFAAARDVTELKRAELELREQVGLRRRAEETARALSNRLMGVQEAERRAIARELHDEIGQGLTVAKLMAARADRQAPEELHPILKDLSEQIGDIIRNVRNLSLSLRPGVLDELGLVPALEWLFKQLHTQAGLKVSFECQPLPPLPIDQATGTFRVVQEALTNVMRYSGVKEARVSLKPDGDNLCVGIWDNGRGFDPSSLQPGQSTGLSAMRERAALLGGTCECDSAPGKGTNILLTLPIRAGAKS